One window from the genome of Salvelinus namaycush isolate Seneca chromosome 19, SaNama_1.0, whole genome shotgun sequence encodes:
- the rabl3 gene encoding rab-like protein 3 isoform X2, producing the protein MASLDRVKVLVLGDSGVGKSSLVHLLCQNQVLGNPSWTVGCSVDVHDYKEGTPEEKTYYIELWDVGGSVGSASSLKNTRAVFYNSVNGIVLVHDLTNKKSSQNLYRWSLEALNKDSSPTGVIVSNGDYDREQFADSSVPLLLIGTKFDQIPENKRNDVLTRTAFLSEDFNAEEINLDCTNQRYFAAGTSNAVKLSRFFDKVVEKRYFTRDPSQMTGFTERKRFNFKSVHYD; encoded by the exons ATGGCGTCTCTTGACAGAGTAAAGGTGTTAGTTTTGGGTGATTCAG GTGTTGGGAAGTCCTCACTCGTTCATCTGCTGTGTCAGAACCAAGTGTTGGGAAATCCATCATGGACTGTAGGCTGCTCCGTGGAT GTCCACGACTACAAGGAGGGCACTCCAGAGGAGAAGACCTACTACATTGAATTATGGGATGTTGGAGGATCTGTGGGCAGTGCCAGCAGTCTGAAAAACACCAGAGCAGTTTTCTACAACTCTGTCAATG GTATTGTATTAGTTCACGACCTGACGAACAAGAAATCCTCCCAGAATCTGTATCGCTGGTCACTAGAAGCCTTGAACAAAGACTCCTCCCCAACGGGGGTAATCGTCTCAAATGG TGATTATGACAGAGAACAGTTTGCTGATAGCTCAGTGCCTCTGCTCCTGATCGGCACCAAGTTTGACCAGATCCCAGAGAACAAGAGGAATGATGTTCTCACCAGGACAGCTTTCCTGTCTGAAGACTTCAACGCGGAGGAGATCAACCTG GATTGCACCAACCAAAGATACTTTGCTGCAGGCACGTCCAACGCTGTAAAGTTGAGCAGATTCTTTGACAAG GTCGTAGAGAAGAGATACTTCACCAGAGACCCTAGTCAA atGACAGGTTTCACAGAGAGGAAACGCTTCAACTTCAAAAGCGTTCACTACGACTGA
- the rabl3 gene encoding rab-like protein 3 isoform X1, translating to MASLDRVKVLVLGDSGVGKSSLVHLLCQNQVLGNPSWTVGCSVDVRVHDYKEGTPEEKTYYIELWDVGGSVGSASSLKNTRAVFYNSVNGIVLVHDLTNKKSSQNLYRWSLEALNKDSSPTGVIVSNGDYDREQFADSSVPLLLIGTKFDQIPENKRNDVLTRTAFLSEDFNAEEINLDCTNQRYFAAGTSNAVKLSRFFDKVVEKRYFTRDPSQMTGFTERKRFNFKSVHYD from the exons ATGGCGTCTCTTGACAGAGTAAAGGTGTTAGTTTTGGGTGATTCAG GTGTTGGGAAGTCCTCACTCGTTCATCTGCTGTGTCAGAACCAAGTGTTGGGAAATCCATCATGGACTGTAGGCTGCTCCGTGGATGTACGG GTCCACGACTACAAGGAGGGCACTCCAGAGGAGAAGACCTACTACATTGAATTATGGGATGTTGGAGGATCTGTGGGCAGTGCCAGCAGTCTGAAAAACACCAGAGCAGTTTTCTACAACTCTGTCAATG GTATTGTATTAGTTCACGACCTGACGAACAAGAAATCCTCCCAGAATCTGTATCGCTGGTCACTAGAAGCCTTGAACAAAGACTCCTCCCCAACGGGGGTAATCGTCTCAAATGG TGATTATGACAGAGAACAGTTTGCTGATAGCTCAGTGCCTCTGCTCCTGATCGGCACCAAGTTTGACCAGATCCCAGAGAACAAGAGGAATGATGTTCTCACCAGGACAGCTTTCCTGTCTGAAGACTTCAACGCGGAGGAGATCAACCTG GATTGCACCAACCAAAGATACTTTGCTGCAGGCACGTCCAACGCTGTAAAGTTGAGCAGATTCTTTGACAAG GTCGTAGAGAAGAGATACTTCACCAGAGACCCTAGTCAA atGACAGGTTTCACAGAGAGGAAACGCTTCAACTTCAAAAGCGTTCACTACGACTGA